The Microterricola viridarii nucleotide sequence CGCCTCCCTCTTCCCCGACGACTCCCCCAGCGCCCACCTGCTGGACACCCTGCTGGCTGGCGCCGGGCTGAGCGACGCCGCGGCCGCCCAGGTGCTCTGCGACGAGGGCCCCGCCCGGGTGCGCGACTTGATCCGCTTCGGGGCGCACTTCGACCAGGACGAGTCCGGGCTGGCCCGCGGGCTCGAGGCGGCCCACCTCCGCGCCCGGGTGCTGCACGCCGGCGGAGACGCGACCGGCGCCGAGATCGCGCGCGCCATGCTCGACGCCCTCTCCCGCCGGCCGATCACCGTGCGCGAGCACACCCTCTTGGTCGAGCTGCTGACGGAGGCCGGCCGCGTGGTCGGCGCCGAGGTGCAGACGGCCGACGGGCGCCGCGAGGCGCTGCACGCCGACGCCGTGGTGCTCGCCACCGGCGGGGCCGGGCAGCTGTTCCTGCACACCACCAACCCGGCCATCGCGACCGGGGACGGCGTCGCCGCCGCGTGGCGGGCCGGCGCCGCCCTCCGCGACCTCGAGTTCGTGCAGTTCCACCCGACCGCGCTGGACGTGCCCGGCACCCCGCTCGTCTCCGAGGCGGTGCGCGGCGAGGGCGCCGTGCTGCTGAACGCCGCCGGGGAGCGGTTCATGCTCGGCCGGCATCCGCTCGCCGAGCTCGCGCCCCGCGACATCGTCGCCCGCGAGATCGCGACCGAGATGGCGGCCCAGGGCGGCCGGCCCGTGCTGCTGGACGCCACCGCTCTCGCCCCAACCCCGGCCGCCAACGCGGCGCTGCTCGCCCGGCGCTTCCCCACCATCTCGGCCGCCTGCGACCGGAACGGCCTGGACTGGGCTGCCTCCCCCGTCGCCGTGACGCCGGCCGCGCACTACTGGATGGGCGGCGTTGAAACCGACCTCTGGGGCCGCAGCTCGCTGCCCGGCCTGTTCGCCGTCGGCGAGGCCGCCTGCACCGGCGTGCACGGCGCCAACCGGCTCGCCTCGAACTCGCTGCTGGAGGCGGCGGTCTTCGCCGAGCGGGCCGTGCAGGCGCTGACGGCGGATGCCACCGAGCGCCCCGCCGATCTGCCAGTCAGCGGATGCGAGACGCGACACGCCGCACCCGGCGCCTCCGAGCACGGCGCGTCGCACGCCGCATCCGCGGACCGGCCGCGGGACGCGGGGCAGGCCGGGGCGGCGGAGACGGATGCCGGGCTGCGCGCGCGCATCCAGACGCTGCTCTGGGACGCGGCCGGCCTGCAGCGGGACGGAGCGACCCTGGCCGCGGCCGCGGCGACACTCGCGGCCCTCCCCCGCCCGCACACCGGCGCCGGGGCGAGCCGCCGCGCCGTCGAGGACGCCAACCTGCTCGACCTCTCCCGCCTGCTGGTGGCCGCGGCGAGCGCCCGCACCGCGTCGGTCGGCGCCCACTTCCGGCGCGACGCCGCACCCGCCGAGAACCACGACGAATCCGCCGACTCCTCGGCCACCCGAGAGGATGCCCTCGCATGCTGACCGCTGCCGCCATCACCGCCGTCGTCTCGGCCGCCCTGCTCGAGGACGCCCCGTGGGGCGACGTCACCTCCGAGCTGCTCATCCCCGCGGACGCCACCGCGACGGCCGAGCTGGTCGCCCGGGAGCGCGGCGTGTTCAGCGGCGCCGCCCTCGTGCGGGCCGCCTTCGTGCTCACCGACCCGGCGATCGCCGTCGAGATGCTGGTGCCGGATGCCGCCGCCTTCGAGCGCGGCGCCGTGCTCGCCCGGGTCAGCGGCCCGGCCCGCGGCATCCTGCAGGCCGAGCGCGTCGCCCTCAACCTGGTGCAGCGGATGAGCGGCATCGCCACGCTCACCGCCCGCTACGTCGCCGAGACCGAGGGAACCGGCGCGCGCATCGTCGACACCCGCAAGACCACGCCGGGGCTGCGCGCGCTGGAGCGCCAGGCCGTGCGCGACGGCGGCGGCCACAACCACCGCTTCAGCCTGAGCGACGCCGTCATGGCCAAGGACAACCACCTGGCCGTGCTCACCGCCGGCGGCCTCTCCGTCACCGACGCCCTGCTCGCCCTCCGCGCCCGCCTCTCGCACACCACCCACCTCGAGGTGGAGGTCGACCGGCTCGACCAGATCGAGCCGGTGCTGGCCGCCGGCGTCGACACGATCATGCTCGACAACTTCAGCCCGGAGCAGCTGCGCGCGGGCGTCGCGCAGGTCGCCGGCCGGGCCATCGTCGAGGCCAGCGGCGGGGTCAGCCTCGACACGGTGCGGGCGATCGCGGCATCCGGGGTCGACATCATCTCGGTCGGCGCCCTCACCCACAGCGTGCGCGCGCTCGACCTGGGCCTCGACGTGGTGCTCCACCACGCCCTCGCCGACTGACAGGCCCTCCGATGAGCCAGCCGAGCAGCGACCCGCGTTCCCTCTACGGCGACGCGATCTACCTCGACCACGCGGCGAGCGCCCCCGTGCGCCCCGAGGCCCTGCAGGCGATGTGGCCGTGGTTGAGCGGCGAGTTCGGCAACCCGTCCAGCCGCCACCGGGCCGGGGAGACCGCCGCCGCCGCGCTGGAGGTTGCCAGGTCCGACGTTGCCGCCGTGCTCGGCTGCCGGGCCGGCGAGGTGCTGTTCACGTCCGGCGGCACCGAGTCCGCCAACCTCGCCGTCAAGGGGCTGGCGCTCGGCCGGCCGCGCGGCCGGCACATTGTCAGCACGCCGCTGGAGCACGAGGCGGTGCTCGAGTCGCTGGACTACCTGCGCCGCCTGCACGGGTTCGCGATCGACTTCCTGCACCCGGATGCCGCAGGGCTCGTCGACCCCGCGGAGCTCTCCGCCCTGCTCCGCCCGGACAGCACGCTCGCCAGCGTGCACTATGCCAACAACGAGATCGGCACCGTGCAGCCGATCG carries:
- the nadB gene encoding L-aspartate oxidase: MTSVLVIGSGLGGLFAAVRAADAGHSVTLVTKGALAESNTGHAQGGIAASLFPDDSPSAHLLDTLLAGAGLSDAAAAQVLCDEGPARVRDLIRFGAHFDQDESGLARGLEAAHLRARVLHAGGDATGAEIARAMLDALSRRPITVREHTLLVELLTEAGRVVGAEVQTADGRREALHADAVVLATGGAGQLFLHTTNPAIATGDGVAAAWRAGAALRDLEFVQFHPTALDVPGTPLVSEAVRGEGAVLLNAAGERFMLGRHPLAELAPRDIVAREIATEMAAQGGRPVLLDATALAPTPAANAALLARRFPTISAACDRNGLDWAASPVAVTPAAHYWMGGVETDLWGRSSLPGLFAVGEAACTGVHGANRLASNSLLEAAVFAERAVQALTADATERPADLPVSGCETRHAAPGASEHGASHAASADRPRDAGQAGAAETDAGLRARIQTLLWDAAGLQRDGATLAAAAATLAALPRPHTGAGASRRAVEDANLLDLSRLLVAAASARTASVGAHFRRDAAPAENHDESADSSATREDALAC
- the nadC gene encoding carboxylating nicotinate-nucleotide diphosphorylase, whose protein sequence is MLTAAAITAVVSAALLEDAPWGDVTSELLIPADATATAELVARERGVFSGAALVRAAFVLTDPAIAVEMLVPDAAAFERGAVLARVSGPARGILQAERVALNLVQRMSGIATLTARYVAETEGTGARIVDTRKTTPGLRALERQAVRDGGGHNHRFSLSDAVMAKDNHLAVLTAGGLSVTDALLALRARLSHTTHLEVEVDRLDQIEPVLAAGVDTIMLDNFSPEQLRAGVAQVAGRAIVEASGGVSLDTVRAIAASGVDIISVGALTHSVRALDLGLDVVLHHALAD